The following are encoded together in the Panicum virgatum strain AP13 chromosome 6K, P.virgatum_v5, whole genome shotgun sequence genome:
- the LOC120712667 gene encoding E3 ubiquitin-protein ligase ATL6-like — MGPSTSNGRRRLLVLAAAALAGAGADTATAQQGPPTGPGPSYFDPKSFNPSMAIVMVVLVTAFFLLGFFSIYLRRCAGPPLGGPGEHHHHPAGGNGIGFASRSRRPRGLDRAVLESFPTMAYADVRAHRAGKGELECAVCLSEFDDDETLRLLLPRCAHAFHADCIDAWLASHVTCPVCRAVLAPDHEAPTAAAPPLALAGVVPAAEQDAHAVPVPEQPEQAVVVAVDAEETEEERIRREEAAELMRIGSVKRALRTKSGRRPAQFPRSHTTGHSLAAPAAAAAESSERYTLRLPEHVLREVVAAGNLRRSASVQTGGDGSARRGFLGAARAGRSVRLGSSDRWPNMSMLARTFSARLPAWGSVRRGEADAPAKGAKVAGDGKAVEQCDGGA; from the coding sequence ATGGGTCCGAGCACGAgcaatggccggcggcggctcctggtcctcgccgcggccgcgctggccggcgcgggcgcggacaCCGCGACGGCGCAGCAGGGCCCGCCGACGGGGCCGGGGCCCAGCTACTTCGACCCCAAGAGCTTCAACCCGTCCATGGCGATCGTCATGGTGGTGCTCGTCACGGCCTTCTTCCTGCTCGGCTTCTTCTCCATCTACCTGCGTCGCTGCGCGGGGCCCCCGCTGGGCGGGCCCggcgagcaccaccaccaccccgcgGGCGGGAATGGGATCGGGTTCGCGTCGCGCTCCAGGAGGCCGCGCGGGCTGGACCGCGCCGTGCTCGAGTCGTTCCCGACCATGGCCTACGCCGACGTCCGGGCGCACCGGGCCGGGAAGGGCGAGCTCGAGTGCGCCGTCTGCCTCAGCGAGTTCGACGACGACGAGACgctccggctgctgctgcccaGGTGCGCCCACGCGTTCCACGCCGACTGCATCGACGCCTGGCTCGCGTCGCACGTCACCTGCCCCGTCTGCCGCGCCGTCCTCGCCCCGGACCACGAGgcccccacggcggcggcgccaccgttGGCGCTGGCGGGCGTCGTGCCCGCCGCGGAGCAGGACGCCCatgcggtgccggtgccggagcAGCCGGAGCAGGCGGTGGTCGTCGCCGTCGATGCCGAGGAGacggaggaggagaggatcaGGAGGGAGGAAGCCGCCGAGCTGATGCGGATCGGCAGCGTCAAGCGCGCGCTGCGCACCAAGTcggggcggcggcccgcgcagTTCCCGCGCTCGCACACCACGGGGCACTcgctcgccgcgcccgccgccgccgcagccgagtCCTCGGAGCGGTACACGCTGCGGTTGCCCGAGCACGTGCTCCGGGAGGTCGTCGCGGCGGGCAACCTCCGGCGGTCGGCGAGCGTCCAGACGGGCGGTGACgggagcgcgcggcgcggcttCCTCGGCGCCGCCCGAGCCGGGAGGAGCGTCCGGCTCGGCAGCTCAGACCGGTGGCCCAACATGTCGATGCTGGCGCGCACCTTCTCCGCGAGGCTGCCGGCGTGGGGCTccgtgcggcgcggcgaggctgaCGCGCCGGCCAAGGGCGCGaaggtcgccggcgacggcaagGCCGTGGAGCAGTGCGACGGCGGGGCGTGA
- the LOC120712668 gene encoding probable glucan 1,3-beta-glucosidase A produces the protein MATRLPRAGLLVFAVLLAAFRLADSSTDNSSSKVRAVNLGGWLVVEGWIKPSLFDGVPNRDMLDGTQVQLKSVGLQKYVCAGDGGGSNVTVDRDAASSWETFKLWRISMNEFQFRCFNGQFLTASDGDVISATADSPGDFETFYIERNNTLLHIKLLNGSYLQVTDNNQLTSNYPSQPGWDDAMATFEMTIVANNLHGDYQLANGYGPDKAKSVFEEHRKNFVSGSDFSFISQNGINAVRIPVGWWIAYDPDPPAPFIGGSLNALDRAFHWAQIYGLKCIIDLHAAPGSQNGMEHSASRDGSVDWPSEANIQKTLDVINFLAQRYADNPCLLGIELLNEPSAAAVPLDTLVSYYKTGYQIVRSYSDTAYVIFCQRIGNADPMELYQAYLGATNTVVDLHYYNLFDPYFEKLNATENIQFIYKNRLPQVQSLNSANGPLVFIGEWVNEWNVTNASQVQYQLFGNAQLQVYGEASFGWSYWTVKCNSVHWDYEWNIRNRYLIGGSLLISPNYMLLVGGCLMYLLSALT, from the exons ATGGCGACGAGGCTTCCTCGTGCTGGTCTCCTCGTCTTTGCGGTCCTTCTGGCCGCGTTCCGGCTGGCCGATTCGTCAACAG ACAATAGTTCCTCCAAGGTCAGGGCGGTGAACCTGGGAGGCTGGCTGGTGGTGGAGGGGTGGATCAAGCCCTCCTTGTTTGACGGCGTTCCAAACCGCGACATGCTC GATGGCACGCAGGTGCAGCTCAAGTCAGTGGGGCTTCAGAAGTACGTGTGTGCGGGCGATGGTGGCGGCAGCAATGTGACGGTGGACCGGGATGCCGCTTCCTCATGGGAGACCTTCAAG CTATGGAGAATTTCTATGAATGAATTTCAGTTCCGCTGCTTCAATGGTCAGTTCTTGACAGCAAGTGATGGCGATGTCATCTCAGCGACAGCAGATTCACCAGGGGACTTTGAAACATTTTACATCGAGAGGAACAATACACTGCTTCATATCAAGCTTTTAAATGGGAGTTATTTGCAG GTCACAGACAATAATCAGCTTACTTCAAATTACCCTTCCCAACCAGGATGGGACGATGCTATGGCAACATTTGAGATGACAATTGTTGCCAATAACTTGCATGGAGACTACCAGCTTGCCAATGGATATGGGCCTGACAAGGCAAAGTCAGTCTTTGAA GAACACCGGAAGAACTTTGTGAGTGGAAGTGATTTCTCTTTCATCTCGCAGAATGGTATCAATGCAGTCAGGATTCCAGTTGGATGGTGGATTGCATATGATCCTGATCCACCTGCTCCATTTATTGGTGGTTCCCTGAATGCCCTCGATAGAGCATTCCATTGGGCACA GATTTATGGCTTGAAGTGCATCATTGATCTCCACGCGGCTCCTGGATCTCAAAATGGAATGGAGCACAGTGCTAGCAGAGATGGTTCAGTAGATTGGCCTTCGGAAGCTAACATACAGAAAACATTGGATGTCATTAATTTTCTTGCTCAAAG ATATGCAGACAATCCCTGTCTCCTAGGTATTGAGCTTTTGAATGAACCTTCTGCAGCTGCAGTCCCACTAGACACTCTAGTGTCATATTACAAAACAGGCTACCAGATTGTACGAAGTTATTCAGACACTGCTTACGTCATATTCTGCCAGAGGATTGGGAATGCAGACCCAATGGAGCTTTACCAGGCATACCTGGGTGCAACTAACACGGTTGTAGACTTACATTACTACAACCTCTTTGATCCTTATTTTGAAAAACTGAATGCAACAGAGAACATACAGTTCATTTACAAGAACAGGCTGCCTCAAGTACAGTCCTTGAATAGTGCAAATGGACCTCTTGTTTTTATCG GAGAGTGGGTAAATGAATGGAATGTGACAAACGCTTCACAAGTCCAATATCAATTGTTTGGAAACGCGCAATTACAGGTCTACGGTGAAGCATCCTTTGGCTGGTCTTATTGGACAGTCAAGTGCAACAGTGTGCACTGGGACTATGAATGGAACATAAGGAATAGGTATCTTATTG GTGGTTCACTACTCATAAGCCCAAACTACATGTTGCTTGTGGGAGGATGCCTCATGTACCTTTTGTCCGCATTGACATGA
- the LOC120713491 gene encoding uncharacterized protein LOC120713491 has product MHTEKNWGEALFGTVMDIPDKTKDNVKARVDLSSEHKRKPNGILGLLCRLHFPGLVMHAGVLEPAYTWDHYMASPDATDREGRNFTTKARRVVGELWDFYRCEEGYEARANELAHQACYKLVKDMHYEARVQAVVVYCAEFEKRSVKKPAARDILLARDQYLRHALCRERRLMMPGPAHHQGRLSLGEYKNTWSESHPGQSCNDFTAYAMSHMGRATSDVAYNPAALPKAYTNPSIHARITAYTEVGRVLHGETWDPTTAPLSGEAIMRAGQGKKHGRYLIANSLVDTASTPSLSQLRASTTDSTPPIRPQPETSVASVHQRQAEMEAKFEEVPNEDRGQAGAGAEAEGGANQSWNVSNDPPPDQNSPAAPWQSWPTPST; this is encoded by the exons ATGCACACTGAAAAGAATTGGGGCGAGGCTCTTTTTGGAACTGTCATGGACATTCCTGATAAGACGAAGGACAACGTCAAGGCTCGAGTGGATCTG TCTAGTGAGCACAAACGGAAGCCCAATGGTATCTTGGGTCTTTTGTGCCGGCTGCACTTCCCCGGGCTCGTGATGCATGCCGGGGTGCTGGAGCCGGCATAtacgtgggaccactacatggcCAGCCCGGATGCTACTGATCGCGAAGGAAGGAACTTCACCACCAAAGCGAGGCGGGTGGTCGGGGAGTTGTGG gatttctacaggtgcgagGAAGGCTATGAGGCCCGAGCGAACGAGCTGGCTCACCAGGCTTGCTACAAGCtggtgaaggacatgcactacgaggcgCGTGTCCAGGCCGTCGTTGTGTACTGCGCCGAGTTCGAGAAGAGGAGTGTCAAGAAACCAGCCGCAAGGGACATCTTACTCGCGCGAGACCAGTACTTAAGG CACGCCTTATGCCGGGAGCGCCGCTTGATGATGCCGGGTCCGGCACATCATCAAGGGAGGCTTAGCCTCGGCGAGTACAAGAATACTTGG TCGGAGTCTCATCCAGGCCAGTCTTGCAACGACTTCACGGCGTACGCCATGTCTCACATGGGCAGGGCGACGTCGGACGTGGCCTACAACCCGGCGGCTCTACCAAAGGCCTACACAAACCCAAGCATCCACGCGCGCATCACTGCGTACACGGAGGTGGGAAGGGTGCTCCACGGGGAGACTTGGGATCCGACCACCGCGCCACTCTccggagaagccatcatgagggcggGACAGGGGAAGAAGCACGGGCGGTACTTGATCGCCAACAGCTTGGTCGACACGGCGAGTACGCCCAGTCTCTCGCAGCTTAGGGCAAGTACCACCGACTCGACCCCGCCCATACGCCCACAgcctgagacttcagtggccagCGTGCACCAAAGACAG GCCGAGATGGAGGCAAAGTTTGAGGAGGTGCCGAATGAAGATCGAGGCCAAgctggagcaggagcggaagctgAGGGAGGAGCA AATCAGTCGTGGAATGTATCGAACGACCCTCCTCCGGACCagaactcgccggcggccccgTGGCAATCTTGGCCAACCCCCTCCACCTGA
- the LOC120712669 gene encoding transcription factor bHLH94-like → MALEAVVFSEELFGSWATAAAPGGGGWSWGDQGENEHGGAVERVMDLEGGAAAYWEVGANSSALMMQGADHQEPDGISLSAPPLPENGGGGGNNAAAAGGAGFSQEVAVPPPPAGRRKRRRTRSVKNREEVESQRMTHIAVERNRRKQMNEYLAALRSLMPPSYVQRGDQASIIGGAINYVKELEQLLQSLEARKHARRQDLSPGAAGCDADAAAGPFAGFFTFPQHSMSAGGAPSPATANAPPEDGEGPNNADADDGNNGDGDDAAASGSRPSSVADVEVTMVESHASLKLLSRRRPRQLLRLVAGLQAHRLTVLHLNATSDARRMALYSLSLKVEDDCALSSVDDIAAAVHGIVEAVDREEGGDELLLVGSQAEEGEE, encoded by the exons ATGGCGCTGGAGGCCGTGGTGTTCTCTGAGGAGCTCTTCGGCAgctgggccacggcggcggctccaggaggaggagggtggagCTGGGGCGACCAAGGCGAAAATGAGCATGGCGGGGCCGTGGAGAGGGTGATGGACTTGGAAGGGGGCGCTGCCGCCTACTGGGAGGTGGGCGCAAACTCCTCCGCCTTGATGATGCAGGGGGCTGATCATCAGGAGCCCGACGGCATCAGCTTATCtgctccgccgctgccggagaatggcggcggcggtggcaataATGCAGCAGCTGCTGGTGGTGCCGGCTTCTCCCAGGAGGtagcggtgccgccgccgccggcggggaggcggaAGCGTCGCAGGACGAGGAGCGTCAAGAACAGGGAGGAGGTGGAGAGCCAGCGGATGACCCACATCGCCGTCGAGCGCAACCGCCGCAAGCAGATGAACGAGTACCTCGCCGCGCTCCGGTCCCTCATGCCGCCGTCCTACGTGCAACGG GGCGACCAGGCGTCCATAATTGGCGGCGCAATCAACTACGTCAAGGAGCTGGAGCAGCTGCTCCAGTCGCTGGAGGCTCGGAAGCACGCCCGCCGCCAGGACCTgtcccccggcgccgccggctgcgacgccgacgccgcggcggggccCTTCGCGGGCTTCTTCACCTTCCCGCAGCACTCCatgagcgccggcggcgccccctcccccgccaCCGCGAACGCGCCACCCGAAGACGGCGAGGGACCGAACAACGCCGACGCGGACGACGGCAacaacggcgacggcgacgacgccgccgcctcgggctcGCGGCCGTCGTCGGTGGCGGACGTGGAGGTGACCATGGTGGAGAGCCACGCGAGCCTGAAGCTGCTGtcccggcggcgcccgcggcagCTGCTGCGCCTGGTCGCCGGGCTGCAGGCCCACCGCCTCACCGTGCTGCACCTCAACGCCACCAGCGACGCCCGCCGCATGGCCCTCTACTCCCTCAGCCTCAAG GTGGAAGACGACTGCGCGCTCTCGTCGGTGGACGACATCGCGGCGGCGGTCCACGGCATCGTGGAGGCGGTCGACCgcgaggagggcggcgacgaGCTGCTGCTCGTCGGATCGCAGgccgaagaaggagaagaatga